The nucleotide window AAATGTTATTTAAAATTCCAGGATCTAAAGTATCTAAGAGATGAAATGGAATACTTAATAATGCATAGATTAAAAAGATGAAGAATCCGTATAACAAAGAGTTGAACAAGCCTTTCTTTGGGTCACCTGCACTTTTTGTAAAAAATGAAACCGTTAAAGGAATCATAGGAAATACACATGGAGTCAACAAGGCTATTAAACCACCTATAAAACCAAGAAAGAAAATTGATAAATTACTTTTCTCTTCAATAACTTCCGCTTCGTAATTATCCCAACCGGTTACGTTTAGGTTAAGACCTTCTGATAGTTGTTTACTTTTTTCGTCAATTACAATGTCTTCTTTAACGATTTCTGAACCATCTAAAGAAAAATTAAAGAGGAAATCACTTGGTATACATTTAGAGTCATCACAAGTTTGGTAGTCTACGGTAACATCAATCTGTTTTAGCTCTTTATTTATAAGGGTAATATTTTGTTTGAAGATTGCCTGATCCTTAAATTTTTTAACATCCTCCTGAAAAATCTTATCATAAATTGTTGGTACGTCTGGCTCTGAAGTTTTACCCTTCAATTGATAATTACCTTCTATATTTTGAAATTCGAAATAGGTTGTTGGCGCAAAACTGTCTTCAGACTGTTGCTCTTGTGAGTAGATATACCATCCTTTATCTACATTGGCTTTGAAAATTAATACAAACTCGGTATCGGAAATTTTTTCTACTTCGTACTGCCATGTAACTGGTTGTAATTCTTGAGAACTTAAATTGAACGTAAAGAACAAAGAGAGTAAGCAGTATATAAAGACTTTTTTTGCTGTCATAGATTTGGCGTTAGTACACAAATATGCTTTTTTGGAAATTTTACTATTTCTTAAAAGTCGTCTAAGTTATAAAAACCTAAATAAATATTTGTGGGTAATAAAAAAAAACCGAACGGATGTTCGGTTTTAAGTTTTTACGACTTTACTTCGATTTTGAGTTTATCAGAATGTTTCCATTTAGAAATACCTCCATCTAAATCATAAACTTTCTCGAAACCAGCTTCTTTAAGTTTTTTAGCACATTTAGCACTTCTTTTTCCCCCTTTGCAATATAAAATTACAGGTTTTGCTTTATCTAATTTAGAAATATCTTCATCAAAAGTAGGAGAATTATAATCTATATTTTGAGAATTAGCTATGCGCTCTTTATTATGCTCTTTAGGTGTACGAACATCTACCAATTGCACATCTTCTAGCTCAAGAATAGATTGCATCTCTTCTGCTGTTACAAGCTTAACTTCGGTATCTTGTATTTTGCTGTCTACGCAGCTCGTCCCAAAATTAATAGCTATTAATAAACAGCTAATTATTAATAATTTTTTCATGTGTAAACAGCGTTATTGATTAATTATTTTTTAGTCTTTAAAGGCTATATCGCCTTGCCACTCGCTAAAGCCACCGACCAAATTATAAGTGTTTTTAAAACCCAACTGATTCATAATAGCACAAGCTTGACCGCTGCGACCGCCAGCTTTACAATAAACATAGTAATTTTTGGCTTTGTCTAGTTGTTCTACTTCATATATAAATCCCTGCCCTTTAAATATGTCAATATGAATTGCATTTGGAATAATGCCTTCATTAACTTCGTCTTGGGTTCTAACATCTAAAACAACAGAATTATTGTCTTCCTCTAGTTGTTTTATCCAGTCTTTTTGTGATAAATCCACGTTCTTAAACAATTCTTTTTAAAGGCAAAATTAACATTTCTTTATGATATAGACGCAAAAAAATCCGCAGTGTTACACTTCGGATTTAATTTTAACATATTTTCTGTTTTTTTACAGTGCTGTTATCTCTAAACTTTTATGGTACAACCAATTGCGCGTGTTTCTTTAACTTCAATTTCTTTACCTTGTAATAAGGCGTCTACAGCATTTTCTACATACTTAGTTTTTACTGCATTGGCATCTTTATAATTGTCATCTATAGCACCAATGTACTTAACAATATTTCCTTTTTTAGTTTTTTCTAATAAATAGACATGTGGTGTTTTTGTAGCACCATATTGTGGATATATTTTTTGACCCTTATCCATTAAGTACGGAAAGGTAAATCCTTTTGCTTTTGCTCTTGCCTTCATAGCTTCCATATTGTCACCAGGCTTAACGTCTGTGTTGTTTGGCATAATTGCAATTACAGGATAACCTTTAGATGCATATTTCTTATTTAAGGCCTCTACCCTATCTTCATATGCTACAGCATATGGACAAGTATTACAAGTAAAAACTACAATAAAACCTTTTGCGTCTTTATAATTTGATAAAGACACCATTTTACCGTCAATGTTTTCTAAACTAAAATCGGTGGCCACATCACCAATTTTATAACCACCTTCTTCTGTGGTTATTGATAAAGCAGATAGTGTAACCGTTAACACCATTACTGCAAGTAATTTTAGTGTATTCATAGTCTTATTAATTTAAAAATTGTTTAAGTTCTGTTTCTAATTCTTCTTTAGTGAACGACCTTTCGTAAAACTGTCGTTTTTCTTTATTGTAGATAATTGTAGCCGGTATAGCACCAGACCAATCTTTATGAATTGCAGTTATCCACCTATTTTGATCTACATCATCAAAGGCTACAACTTCTGACTGTAAATTTCTTTTAGCGACAAATGGTATCAATTTAGATTCATAATTCCTTGGAAAGTCTAAGCTTACTAAAAGCACCTCTACATTTTTATCTTTATACTCTTGGTTAATTTCTTCAAAATATGGTAACTCTTTTACACAAGGAGCACACCAAGTTGCCCAAAAGTTGACCACATGTACTTTATTGTCGTTTTTATTGATTAGAGGCTCTAAACCATCGTAATCATAAATTTCTAAATCAAAATCTACAGTGTTTTCGGTTTTCTTTTCTGTACTTAAAACACTTTTAGATTTATCAGATACACTTACATCTTTGTCCTTGTTATTACAAGAACAAATAATTAAAAGAGATAATATAATTAATCGCTTCATCATATAAAGTTATCAATAGAATTATTTAAGATTGAATAATTAACAAAATATTAATTGTATTTATAAAACAAGATTATATATTTGTATATACAATTGTTGTATATGAAAGAGATAAAAAAATTATTAAAATCTAATGCAGATATACCACTGGCTAAAGCGAGTATTATTAACATTTTTCATACAGCTATGTGGGTTAAAGACGAAATTCTACTACAATTAAAACCTTACGATTTATCTATAGAACAATTTAATGTTTTAAGGATACTCAGAGGTCAAAAGGGAAATCCTATCAATCTTCAAGACATTCAAGAACGCATGGTTAGTAAAATGAGTAATACAACACGATTGGTAGATAAGCTTATAAAAAAGGGATTTGTAGATCGTAATATATGCCCAACAAATCGTAGAAAGGTTGAAATAATAATTACAAAAAAAGGCCTAAATGCTTTAAAAGAAGTAGATCCAATTGTAGAAGCTACTGAAAACAGCTTAACCAATAACTTAACACATGAAGAATTAGAACAATTAAATAAACTTTTAATAACACTTAAAAACAAATAATTATCATGAAAAACAGAAATTCAAAATTCGCTATGCTATTTATCTTAGCATTATCTTTTATGTCATTTACAATCTTAAAAGACAAAAAAGTAGATGTATCTACAAGTAAAGTAACATGGAAAGGTTACAAAGTTGGTGGTGAGCACGAAGGAACAATTAAACTAAAAGAAGGTTCTTTATCATTTAATGGAGAGGCTTTAGAAGGTGGTTCATTTACTATTGATATGACTTCCATCAATACAACAGATTTATCTGGTGACTATAAAGCGAAGTTAGATGGTCATTTAAAATCTGATGATTTCTTTGGCGTAGAAGAATACCCAACAGCAACTTTAAAGATAACATCTGTTAGTGGTAAAGACGGCAAATACAACGTAAAAGGAGACATTACCATAAAAGGAATAACAGAATCTATTTCTTTTCCTATGACTGTTACTGAAAATTCTGCAACTGCAAATTTAAAAATCGACAGAACAAAGCACAAAATCACTTACAAATCGCCTTCATTATTAGAAACGCTAAAAGATAAAGCTATCTATGATGAATTTGATATTAACGTAGAATTAAAGTTTTAATTCCCTAAGGATTAATAGCAATCCATTTTATAAAGATTCTTGTCCAAGTATATAATTTACATGAAGACAAGAATCTTTTTTATGATATAGTTTGAAATAAAAATTTTCATTTCTATATTTGATGCATCAATGAAAACAATAACAAATCATACTTGGTGGTGGAATTTTGCAAACGCGCGTTCGTGAAAGAAACCTTGTATGTAATATTATAGAAAAAGGCTTGTCATTCACGACAAGCCTTTTTTAATTTTAAATCATAAATGAAAACATTCAGTCTATACACACATTACAAAAAAATACTTGCAGATACCATTACTCCCGTAAGCATTTATCTTAAGATTAGAGATAAATTTCCTAATAGCATTTTGCTAGAGAGTAGCGACTATCATGCCAATGACAATAGTTTTTCTTATATCTGTTGCAACCCAATTGCTTCAATAAAAGTTAAGGATGGTTTAATTTCACAAACTTATCCAGACGGAAGTTCTAAAAACAACTTTGCAGAATCTATAGGTGTGGTAGAAGAAATCAACAAATTTACCCGACGATTTAAGGTAGATTCTAATGAAGACTTCAAATTTATAAATAACGGCATCTTTGGCTATACCGCTTACGATGCCGTAAAGTATTTTGAAGATATTGAAATTTCTAAAAAAGAAAACTCTATTGATATTCCAGACATTTATTATGCTGTATATCAAAACATCATTGCCATTAACCATTTTAAAAACGAAGCTTACATTTTTGCACATTGTTTTGATACTGATAATAATATTGATGAGATACATCAAATTATTCAGACAAGGCAATATGCATCTTACAACTTCAATGAAAAAGGAGATATTCAATCTAACCTAACCGATGAAGAATATAAACACCACGTTGAGCTTGCCAAAAAACATTGTGCCAGAGGAGATGTCTTTCAACTGGTATTGTCTAAGCAATTCTCACAAGAATTTAGTGGAGATGAATTTAATGTGTACAGAGCTTTAAGAAGCATTAACCCTTCCCCTTACCTATTCTATTTTGATTACGGAAGTTTTAAAATCTTCGGAAGCTCACCAGAAGCTCAACTCATCGTTAAAGAAGGGAAAGCCGAAATACATCCTATCGCAGGTACCTTTAAACGAACAGGAAATGACCTTAAAGACGCAGAACTCGCAGAAAAGCTAATTAACGACGACAAAGAAAACAGTGAACATGTAATGCTTGTTGACCTAGCAAGAAACGATCTTAGTAGGCATGGTTCTAATGTTAAAGTAGAAAATTACAGAGAGGTGCAATTCTTTTCGCACGTTATTCACTTAGTAAGCAAGGTTACTGGAACCAAACATAAGGAAACCGACACCATGCAAATCGTAGCGGATACGTTTCCTGCAGGAACATTAAGTGGAGCGCCAAAACATATGGCCATGCAACTCATAGAAAAATACGAAAAAACAAGCCGTAGTTTTTATGGAGGTGCTATTGGTTTTATGGATTTTCAAGGCAATTTTAACCATGCCATTATGATTAGAACATTTTTAAGTAAAAATCACAAACTATTCTGGCAAGCAGGTGCCGGATTGGTCGCAAAATCTAGCCCAGAAAATGAACTACAGGAAGTCTATAATAAGTTAGGTGCTTTAACAAAAGCTATTGAACTTGCTAAAGAAATATGATTAGTGATTAGTGAAAAATTGATTAAGGATGACAATAAAAACAAATTTTAATATATCAAAAAACAAATTCCCTTTCCTCTGGAAAGGGTTAGGGATAGGCTTATGAAAAAGGTTTTAGTAATCGACAATTACGATAGTTTCACTTACAATTTAGTTCATTATTTAGAAGACTTAAATTGTGAAGTCACCGTAAAACGAAATGACAAATTAACACTTGAAGACGTAGATGCATTTGATAAAATAGTGCTCTCACCTGGTCCTGGAATACCAGAAGAAGCCGGACTTCTAAAAGACATTATTACTAAATACGCACCAACAAAAAGTATACTCGGTGTTTGTTTAGGACAACAAGCTATTGGTGAAGTTTTTGGTGGCACACTAGAAAATCTAGATACGGTGTATCATGGTGTTGCAACACATGTAACGCTTTCTGTTGATGATGAGCCATTATTTAAGGGTATAGATAAAACCTTTGAAGTTGGCAGATATCACTCTTGGGTAGTGAGCAACAATTTACCAGAGGTATTAGAAGCTACTTCATTTGATACCAATGGGCAAATTATGTCATTAAGGCACAAAGTTTATGATGTAAAGGGTGTACAATATCATCCCGAATCTGTATTAACACCTGATGGGAAAAAGATTTTAGAAAACTGGGTGAATAATTAGACTTTAGACACTAGAAAATAGACTTTAGATATGAATAATTATAAAGAATTAAAGGTTTGGCAAAAATCTATGGATTTGGTTGAACTAGTCTACAAGTTGACCTCATTGTTTCCGAAAGAAGAAAAATATGGTCTTATTAGTCAAATTCAGAGATGTGCTGTCTCAATACCTTCTAATATTGCAGAAGGTGCTGGCAGATATTCAAATAAAGAGTTCAAACATTTCATTAGTATTGCTAACGGATCTTCAAATGAATTAAGCACTCAATTACATCTAAGTATTCGTGTAGGATACATTAATGAAAATGAAGTAACGGAAA belongs to Winogradskyella sp. J14-2 and includes:
- a CDS encoding YceI family protein; its protein translation is MKNRNSKFAMLFILALSFMSFTILKDKKVDVSTSKVTWKGYKVGGEHEGTIKLKEGSLSFNGEALEGGSFTIDMTSINTTDLSGDYKAKLDGHLKSDDFFGVEEYPTATLKITSVSGKDGKYNVKGDITIKGITESISFPMTVTENSATANLKIDRTKHKITYKSPSLLETLKDKAIYDEFDINVELKF
- a CDS encoding anthranilate synthase component I family protein; this encodes MKTFSLYTHYKKILADTITPVSIYLKIRDKFPNSILLESSDYHANDNSFSYICCNPIASIKVKDGLISQTYPDGSSKNNFAESIGVVEEINKFTRRFKVDSNEDFKFINNGIFGYTAYDAVKYFEDIEISKKENSIDIPDIYYAVYQNIIAINHFKNEAYIFAHCFDTDNNIDEIHQIIQTRQYASYNFNEKGDIQSNLTDEEYKHHVELAKKHCARGDVFQLVLSKQFSQEFSGDEFNVYRALRSINPSPYLFYFDYGSFKIFGSSPEAQLIVKEGKAEIHPIAGTFKRTGNDLKDAELAEKLINDDKENSEHVMLVDLARNDLSRHGSNVKVENYREVQFFSHVIHLVSKVTGTKHKETDTMQIVADTFPAGTLSGAPKHMAMQLIEKYEKTSRSFYGGAIGFMDFQGNFNHAIMIRTFLSKNHKLFWQAGAGLVAKSSPENELQEVYNKLGALTKAIELAKEI
- a CDS encoding MarR family winged helix-turn-helix transcriptional regulator yields the protein MKEIKKLLKSNADIPLAKASIINIFHTAMWVKDEILLQLKPYDLSIEQFNVLRILRGQKGNPINLQDIQERMVSKMSNTTRLVDKLIKKGFVDRNICPTNRRKVEIIITKKGLNALKEVDPIVEATENSLTNNLTHEELEQLNKLLITLKNK
- a CDS encoding thioredoxin family protein; translation: MNTLKLLAVMVLTVTLSALSITTEEGGYKIGDVATDFSLENIDGKMVSLSNYKDAKGFIVVFTCNTCPYAVAYEDRVEALNKKYASKGYPVIAIMPNNTDVKPGDNMEAMKARAKAKGFTFPYLMDKGQKIYPQYGATKTPHVYLLEKTKKGNIVKYIGAIDDNYKDANAVKTKYVENAVDALLQGKEIEVKETRAIGCTIKV
- a CDS encoding anthranilate synthase component II translates to MKKVLVIDNYDSFTYNLVHYLEDLNCEVTVKRNDKLTLEDVDAFDKIVLSPGPGIPEEAGLLKDIITKYAPTKSILGVCLGQQAIGEVFGGTLENLDTVYHGVATHVTLSVDDEPLFKGIDKTFEVGRYHSWVVSNNLPEVLEATSFDTNGQIMSLRHKVYDVKGVQYHPESVLTPDGKKILENWVNN
- a CDS encoding four helix bundle protein, which encodes MDLVELVYKLTSLFPKEEKYGLISQIQRCAVSIPSNIAEGAGRYSNKEFKHFISIANGSSNELSTQLHLSIRVGYINENEVTEIFKLLTEIQKINYTLIKKFSNL
- a CDS encoding rhodanese-like domain-containing protein; translation: MKKLLIISCLLIAINFGTSCVDSKIQDTEVKLVTAEEMQSILELEDVQLVDVRTPKEHNKERIANSQNIDYNSPTFDEDISKLDKAKPVILYCKGGKRSAKCAKKLKEAGFEKVYDLDGGISKWKHSDKLKIEVKS
- a CDS encoding TlpA family protein disulfide reductase, with the translated sequence MKRLIILSLLIICSCNNKDKDVSVSDKSKSVLSTEKKTENTVDFDLEIYDYDGLEPLINKNDNKVHVVNFWATWCAPCVKELPYFEEINQEYKDKNVEVLLVSLDFPRNYESKLIPFVAKRNLQSEVVAFDDVDQNRWITAIHKDWSGAIPATIIYNKEKRQFYERSFTKEELETELKQFLN
- a CDS encoding rhodanese-like domain-containing protein, which encodes MDLSQKDWIKQLEEDNNSVVLDVRTQDEVNEGIIPNAIHIDIFKGQGFIYEVEQLDKAKNYYVYCKAGGRSGQACAIMNQLGFKNTYNLVGGFSEWQGDIAFKD